Proteins co-encoded in one Papaver somniferum cultivar HN1 chromosome 5, ASM357369v1, whole genome shotgun sequence genomic window:
- the LOC113281613 gene encoding uncharacterized protein LOC113281613 translates to MEGRAHKKKGKVHGSSRVDHGIAGIDKKKFGKQNTSPPQTRADKQKGKSHELGTKVRSIGFDYSYEFDHDAYRMDESGNIVPRQTFEENWTIGKYVTDMHGYEIPDDHFMSEDEVSDDGDVACMTNQLSRAKIGKSHVTECISLPPHDPEDVFLLTFDGHRKKEVNGGYGALLRCANGQPVVAVAGGSRRSISAFYHTLEGFLAGLELAVLANVPAVFCACNSHRVFNTLSECFIFNSEGGCRRHPEDSFDLVCQPCLNRNLTIEERVDEGLFYEIVQKIVETGQQYYRDCGILKAYMKELNRPADFLAKLVPTPGEEWKLKPEQFPAALMALVNQHGGGTLLVTTISYLAKLVSCGGNDPNDLEGLLFINFLLLLILV, encoded by the exons ATGGAGGGTCGTGCTCATAAAAAAAAGGGTAAGGTTCATGGATCGAGCAG AGTGGATCATGGGATTGCtggtattgataaaaaaaaattcggcAAACAAAATACTAGCCCCCCTCAAAC TCGTGCTGATAAACAAAAAGGAAAGTCTCATGAATTAGGCACCAAAGTAAGAAGTATCGGTTTTGATTATTCTTATGAGTTTGATCATGATGCATATAG AATGGATGAGAGTGGTAATATTGTTCCTCGTCAAACGTTTGAAGAGAATTGGACGATTGGTAAATACGTTACAGATATGCATGGGTATGAAATTCCGGATGATCATTTTATGAGTGAAGATGAGGTATCTGATGATGGTGATGTAGCATGTATGACTAATCAGCTGTCCCGTGCTAAGATTGGAAAATCACATGTCACAGAATGCATTTCCCTACCTCCTCATGACCCTGAAGATGTGTTCCTGCTAACTTTTGATGGACATCGTAAAAAGGAAGTCAATGGTGGTTATGGGGCACTCTTGCGTTGTGCTAATGGTCAGCCTGTTGTCGCTGTTGCTGGAGGTTCCAGACGAAGTATTTCAGCTTTTTATCATACTTTAGAGGGGTTCCTAGCTGGTTTGGAACTTGCTGTCCTTGCAAACGTTCCGGCAGTCTTCTGCGCTTGTAATTCTCATAGGGTTTTCAACACTCTTTCGGAGTGTTTTATCTTCAACAGCGAAGGTGGATGTCGCCGTCATcctgaagattcatttgatttgGTTTGCCAACCTTGTCTGAATAGGAATCTGACCATTGAGGAACGAGTTGATGAAGGTCTTTTTTATGAAATCGTGCAGAAGATAGTGGAGACGGGACAACAATACTATCGCGACTGTGGTATACTGAAGGCATATATGAAAGAATTGAATAGACCTGCCGACTTTCTTGCCAAGCTGGTGCCTACCCCTGGGGAGGAATGGAAGCTTAAACCAGAACAATTCCCTGCTGCTTTGATGGCTCTTGTTAATCAGCATGGAGGGGGAACCCTTTTGGTTACGACAATTAGTTATTTAGCCAAGTTGGTGAGCTGTGGAGGAAATGACCCTAATGACTTGGAGGGGCTCTTGTTTATcaactttttattattattaatcttAGTCTGA